From a single Mycolicibacterium moriokaense genomic region:
- a CDS encoding purine-cytosine permease family protein, whose protein sequence is MPNEGAKSALTESTFSGHRPVRAGDLSVETHGIAPIGEDQRYGTPGRLFTVWFAPQVNMAGVFSGTLAIVLGLGFWLGLLAMVIGTVLGAVIVGYLSTWGPRTGTGQLPNSRMAFGGAVAIPGVLQWFSSIAWTALVGLFGGEALAALLGVPFWAAVLMVLGVQGAVGFFGYEVIHRVQAVLTVVLFVTFIVFAVKLVAGHEIVTPALVSGADLAGAFVLEVTIAFSLAVSWASYAADFSRYLPADSSRGRVFGFTVAGLVLSYTFIQGIGIAAADAIGEHTAEGVRAVIGGGVLGAFALVIITVASIASGVMNDYSGSLALQTIGVRVIRPVSAVIVTALAFGLILWLHAADTATRFLDVVLLVSYWIPGFVAIVVIDWALRVGGRASINPALEATDGRDAAVAVVVFVVSYAAAIPFMNTSMLQGPIAAAWHGADIAYFVNLFVAAVLYGGYRYTRRRRAVG, encoded by the coding sequence ATGCCGAACGAGGGCGCCAAGAGTGCACTGACGGAATCGACATTCAGCGGGCATCGTCCCGTGCGGGCCGGGGATCTGTCGGTCGAGACGCATGGCATCGCGCCCATCGGTGAGGACCAGCGGTACGGCACACCGGGCCGGCTCTTCACGGTGTGGTTCGCACCGCAGGTGAACATGGCCGGCGTCTTCAGCGGAACGCTGGCGATCGTCCTCGGGCTCGGGTTCTGGTTGGGCCTGCTGGCGATGGTGATCGGGACGGTGCTCGGTGCGGTCATCGTCGGCTATCTGTCGACATGGGGACCGCGCACCGGTACCGGTCAGCTGCCGAACTCGCGTATGGCGTTCGGCGGGGCGGTCGCGATTCCCGGTGTCCTGCAATGGTTCTCGTCGATCGCGTGGACGGCACTGGTGGGTCTGTTCGGCGGGGAGGCATTGGCCGCGCTGCTCGGCGTCCCGTTCTGGGCGGCCGTGCTGATGGTGCTCGGGGTGCAGGGCGCGGTCGGGTTCTTCGGCTACGAGGTGATTCACCGCGTGCAGGCGGTGCTCACCGTGGTGTTGTTCGTGACGTTCATCGTGTTCGCGGTGAAGCTCGTTGCCGGACACGAGATCGTCACGCCGGCTCTGGTCTCGGGCGCCGACCTGGCCGGTGCCTTCGTGCTCGAGGTCACCATCGCTTTCAGCCTCGCCGTGTCGTGGGCGAGCTACGCCGCCGACTTCAGCCGCTACCTCCCTGCCGACTCGTCGAGGGGCCGGGTATTCGGCTTCACGGTCGCCGGACTCGTGTTGTCCTACACCTTCATTCAGGGCATCGGGATCGCAGCCGCCGATGCGATCGGCGAGCACACCGCCGAAGGCGTGCGGGCGGTGATCGGCGGTGGTGTGCTGGGCGCGTTCGCACTGGTGATCATCACCGTCGCATCGATTGCGTCGGGTGTCATGAACGACTACAGCGGGTCGCTCGCACTGCAGACCATCGGGGTCAGAGTGATCCGACCGGTGTCGGCGGTGATCGTGACCGCCCTGGCGTTCGGGCTCATCCTCTGGCTGCACGCCGCGGACACCGCGACGCGATTCCTCGACGTCGTGCTGCTCGTCAGCTACTGGATTCCCGGGTTCGTCGCGATCGTCGTCATCGACTGGGCGTTGCGCGTCGGCGGACGAGCCAGCATCAATCCCGCACTGGAGGCGACCGATGGACGCGACGCCGCCGTCGCGGTCGTCGTCTTCGTGGTGTCGTACGCGGCGGCCATCCCGTTCATGAACACGTCGATGCTGCAAGGACCGATCGCTGCGGCGTGGCACGGCGCCGACATCGCCTACTTCGTCAACCTGTTCGTCGCCGCGGTGCTGTACGGCGGCTACCGGTATACGCGCAGGCGTCGCGCCGTCGGCTGA
- a CDS encoding YwaF family protein: protein MGTADEFSAYGPSHWVVLAVFVVGAVFLVWLGRRQTERQARRFGRVVGAITAAIYATAFVDALIPPDVRWSVPLHLTDLATVVTAYAMWSQRQWAYVLTYYWGLVLSVQALVSPVLRGPDFPNYQFLGFWAIHLLVVWAAIYLTWGRGMRPGWRSYRFVVAVTLTWVVVTMTFNSIAGSNYGFLNDKPETASLLDVMGPWPWYVVVGAVAVAAVWAAMTWPWERSQRSSRPAPA from the coding sequence ATCGGCACCGCAGACGAGTTCTCGGCCTACGGCCCGTCGCATTGGGTCGTACTGGCCGTCTTCGTCGTGGGTGCAGTGTTTTTGGTGTGGCTCGGCCGCAGACAGACCGAGCGTCAGGCGCGTCGCTTCGGCCGGGTCGTCGGCGCGATCACAGCGGCGATCTACGCCACCGCGTTCGTCGACGCGTTGATTCCGCCCGATGTGCGGTGGTCGGTCCCGCTGCACCTGACCGACCTGGCGACGGTCGTCACCGCCTACGCGATGTGGTCGCAGCGGCAGTGGGCCTACGTGCTGACGTACTACTGGGGTCTGGTACTCAGCGTGCAGGCGCTGGTGTCGCCGGTGCTGAGGGGACCGGACTTCCCGAACTACCAGTTCCTGGGGTTTTGGGCGATACATCTGCTGGTCGTCTGGGCGGCCATCTATCTCACGTGGGGACGCGGTATGCGGCCGGGTTGGCGCAGCTACCGGTTCGTGGTGGCGGTGACGCTGACGTGGGTGGTGGTCACGATGACGTTCAACAGCATCGCCGGAAGCAACTACGGCTTCCTCAACGACAAACCGGAGACCGCATCGCTGCTCGATGTGATGGGGCCGTGGCCGTGGTACGTGGTGGTCGGCGCCGTGGCCGTCGCGGCCGTGTGGGCCGCGATGACATGGCCCTGGGAACGGAGTCAGCGATCTTCGCGCCCCGCGCCAGCGTGA